A genomic window from Coccinella septempunctata chromosome 9, icCocSept1.1, whole genome shotgun sequence includes:
- the LOC123320739 gene encoding NADH-ubiquinone oxidoreductase subunit 8, with amino-acid sequence MNNCVKLFSLTNRALKVSRPCLVVSKRSKATVGDGYVYVNKEEPSMDLKDMNDRAAQTMFMTELFRGMAVTLAHIFKEPATINYPFEKGPLSPRFRGEHALRRYPSGEERCIACKLCEAICPAQAITIEAEERADGSRRTTRYDIDMTKCIYCGFCQEACPVDAIVEGPNFEYSTESHEELLYNKEKLLNNGDKWESEIAANIYSDHLYR; translated from the exons ATGAACAATTGTGTGAAATTATTTTCGCTTACGAACAGGG CTCTCAAAGTTTCCCGACCATGTTTAGTCGTCAGCAAGCGTTCAAAAGCCACTGTTGGAGACGGCTATGTATATGTCAACAAAGAAGAGCCTTCAATGGATTTAAAAGATATGAATG ATAGGGCTGCCCAAACTATGTTTATGACTGAACTGTTCAGAGGAATGGCTGTGACTTTGGCCCACATATTCAAAGAGCCTGCTACCATCAATTATCCATTTGAAAAGGGGCCTCTTAGCCCTAGGTTCAGAGGCGAACACGCTTTGAGAAGGTATCCATCTGGGGAAGAAAGATGTATCGCTTGTAAGCTTTGCGAGGCTATCTGTCCAGCACAG GCCATCACAATTGAAGCGGAGGAAAGAGCTGATGGTTCTAGAAGAACTACTCGTTATGATATTGATATGACAAAGTGTATCTACTGTGGATTTTGTCAGGAAGCATGTCCGGTAGATGCTATAGTTGAAGGTCCAAACTTTGAGTACTCAACTGAATCGCATGAGGAATTGTTGTATAATAAAGAGAAATTATTGAACAATGGTGATAAGTGGGAGTCTGAGATAGCAGCAAATATTTATTCAGATCATCTGTATAGATAG